In Cryptomeria japonica chromosome 10, Sugi_1.0, whole genome shotgun sequence, a genomic segment contains:
- the LOC131859257 gene encoding UPF0481 protein At3g47200-like, giving the protein MTKKSEKQGAKEWNIQVADSEQRYTWFDDVKGRFEFFKAEDDKPDDKSGKLSSVSINKVPMYLKGLNRDAYLPQVVSLGLYHRQISQPLSEIELYKVEAVNRSVKRLPEAQQHARFLIQEVQQLLPEITASYEGETECEEEVLAWLFTLDGCFILETLRLLSDESQWNLNGDSRWNLDPVFNRNRVRSCQFDILTDLILLENQVPIVLLLRLLEMEDTLTEEMARTELLRMICDGIIALAHPFSYSLQPETGEQPTEHKEREAKLKDALQLKYRNLKEYNHILGFFHDFIVHESQATQEGEKPDDVHITVPESRHHLYRGRLLHRHKTAHKRKKESHYHHLTASATELWDSGMKLESYEGVPSAKYLRFDKEKKTLFLPVIWISDTTEMIFRNFMAMDVCQEKELSIISEYVFLMNSLVRSEKDAALLRKRGIIQSSVGSDKAASDLFNDLCKGVNFSFADEDNFMELKRAVNEWYKGRTMVKISEFMGKNPTLVKISTIFWGVVLLLVALAPSFVQSRYRSWGSKQGVSLKLKEQLLEKIVNEGRQCLKLFTIE; this is encoded by the coding sequence ATGACGAAAAAGAGTGAAAAGCAGGGTGCAAAGGAGTGGAACATACAAGTAGCAGATTCAGAACAACGTTACACATGGTTTGATGATGTGAAGGGCAGGTTCGAATTTTTCAAGGCGGAAGACGATAAGCCAGATGATAAGTCAGGAAAGCTTTCTTCTGTCTCCATAAACAAAGTGCCCATGTATCTCAAGGGTTTAAACAGAGATGCATATCTTCCTCAGGTGGTCTCTTTGGGCCTTTATCATCGTCAGATATCTCAACCACTCTCTGAAATAGAGTTATACAAAGTAGAAGCCGTAAACAGATCTGTGAAAAGGCTCCCAGAAGCCCAGCAGCACGCGCGCTTTCTAATCCAAGAAGTGCAGCAGTTACTTCCAGAAATTACAGCAAGCTATGAAGGAGAAACAGAATGCGAGGAAGAAGTCCTTGCTTGGCTCTTCACTCTAGATGGGTGTTTCATTCTTGAGACTCTCAGGCTTCTCAGCGATGAATCACAGTGGAATCTCAATGGTGATTCACGATGGAACCTGGATCCTGTTTTTAATAGAAACAGGGTCCGGTCTTGTCAATTTGATATTTTGACTGATCTTATATTGCTTGAAAATCAGGTGCCCATAGTCCTCCTCCTTAGACTGTTAGAAATGGAGGACACGTTAACAGAAGAAATGGCGAGGACAGAGCTGCTCAGaatgatatgtgatggtataattgcCTTAGCTCACCCTTTCTCCTATTCTCTGCAGCCAGAAACAGGGGAGCAACCTACAGAGCACAAAGAACGCGAGGCAAAATTGAAAGATGCCCTCCAGTTAAAGTATAGAAATCTGAAGGAATACAACCATATTTTGggattttttcatgatttcattGTGCATGAGTCACAGGCTACCCAGGAAGGAGAAAAGCCAGACGATGTTCATATTACAGTACCAGAGAGCCGTCATCATCTTTATCGTGGTCGTCTGCTTCATCGTCATAAAACAGCTCATAAAcgtaaaaaggagtctcactatcATCATCTCACTGCTTCTGCTACAGAGTTATGGGACAGTGGAATGAAACTTGAGTCGTACGAAGGAGTTCCATCAGCCAAGTACCTTCGTTTCGACAAAGAGAAAAAGACTCTGTTTCTCCCTGTGATATGGATATCTGACACTACAGAGATGATCTTCAGGAACTTCATGGCTATGGACGTCTGCCAAGAAAAGGAACTCAGCATAATCTCAGAGTATGTCTTTCTGATGAATAGTTTGGTTCGATCTGAGAAGGACGCGGCTTTGCTGAGAAAGAGGGGAATAATTCAGAGCTCTGTTGGGAGTGACAAGGCAGCAAGTGATCTGTTCAATGATCTGTGCAAAGGGGTTAACTTCTCTTTCGCTGATGAAGACAATTTTATGGAATTGAAGAGGGCTGTTAATGAATGGTATAAAGGCCGAACCATGGTGAAAATTAGTGAGTTTATGGGGAAGAATCCAACGCTTGTGAAGATTTCTACTATTTTCTGGGGAGTTGTTTTATTGTTGGTAGCTTTAGCGCCCTCATTTGTGCAG